The following coding sequences are from one Patescibacteria group bacterium window:
- a CDS encoding RpiB/LacA/LacB family sugar-phosphate isomerase, with translation MLFIGADHAGFALKTHLKKFLTRLEYQVEDVGAHALTPGDDYPNFATELAKRVRRTTGSMGILICGSGVGMSIVANKFAGIRAVNVWTERVAKMAREEEDANVLVLPAKLVPRATAEAICRVWLRTSFRRIPRYRRRLSELARIENTN, from the coding sequence ATGCTTTTCATCGGCGCTGATCACGCAGGTTTCGCCCTCAAAACCCACCTGAAAAAATTTCTCACCCGTCTGGAATACCAGGTGGAGGATGTTGGCGCGCATGCGTTAACGCCAGGAGATGATTACCCAAATTTTGCCACTGAGCTGGCCAAGCGCGTGCGCCGTACCACCGGCAGCATGGGCATTCTCATCTGCGGCAGCGGGGTGGGTATGAGCATTGTGGCGAATAAGTTCGCTGGCATCCGCGCGGTGAATGTGTGGACAGAACGGGTGGCGAAAATGGCGCGGGAAGAAGAAGATGCAAATGTGCTTGTCTTGCCCGCAAAGTTAGTGCCTCGCGCAACAGCAGAAGCAATTTGTCGGGTTTGGCTGCGCACGTCGTTCCGGCGGATTCCACGCTACCGTCGTCGCCTTAGTGAACTCGCCCGGATTGAGAATACAAATTAA
- a CDS encoding carbohydrate kinase family protein — MPHFDIITIGSATQDVYLFGKALRVKRDATSPTGSTLAVPFGAKIELDRMLVEVGGGGTNTAVTFSRLGLRTACVVKVGNDAAGDHVIRILREHKVSSRFVIRDHDDPTAMSTFFLAPNGERTVFVFRGASADFHERMVPWADLAARWYYVSSVGGELNFIRRAIAHAKKTHAHIAVNPGKRELQQRSAAMRVLRDADVLLVNQEEAQLFFQKKGHALVKAISAWRKGIVVVTNAEKGSWAVTERGMWQVRIKPVKAVDTTGAGDAFGSGFVAGLAKRPGDIAYALRLGSINGASVVTQLGAKHGLITHHIPHGPWMRVVEPK, encoded by the coding sequence ATGCCGCATTTCGACATCATCACCATTGGTTCAGCCACGCAAGACGTGTACTTGTTTGGCAAAGCCCTGCGCGTCAAACGTGATGCCACATCACCGACGGGTAGTACGTTGGCTGTTCCATTTGGGGCGAAAATTGAACTGGATCGGATGCTGGTGGAAGTTGGTGGTGGCGGTACGAATACTGCTGTCACGTTCTCTCGCCTGGGTCTGCGCACGGCTTGCGTGGTGAAAGTGGGTAATGATGCTGCTGGGGATCATGTGATCCGCATTCTACGAGAGCACAAAGTGTCGTCTCGGTTTGTGATACGGGACCATGATGATCCTACTGCTATGTCCACGTTCTTCCTGGCGCCAAATGGTGAGCGGACGGTGTTCGTTTTCCGGGGAGCCAGTGCAGACTTCCACGAGCGCATGGTGCCCTGGGCAGACCTGGCCGCACGTTGGTACTACGTGAGCTCCGTGGGCGGGGAACTCAATTTTATTCGACGAGCTATTGCCCATGCCAAGAAAACCCACGCGCACATTGCAGTGAATCCGGGCAAGCGTGAGTTGCAGCAACGGAGTGCAGCAATGCGCGTGCTGCGTGATGCAGACGTGCTGCTGGTGAACCAAGAAGAAGCACAGCTGTTCTTCCAGAAGAAAGGCCACGCACTCGTCAAAGCGATTTCTGCATGGCGGAAGGGGATTGTGGTGGTGACGAATGCGGAGAAGGGCTCCTGGGCGGTTACAGAGCGTGGCATGTGGCAGGTGCGCATCAAGCCGGTGAAAGCCGTGGATACCACTGGAGCCGGTGATGCCTTTGGCTCAGGCTTCGTTGCGGGTTTGGCAAAGCGGCCAGGGGATATTGCGTATGCATTACGTCTGGGTTCCATCAATGGCGCTTCGGTCGTCACGCAGCTGGGTGCCAAGCATGGTCTGATTACCCATCATATTCCACATGGTCCGTGGATGCGTGTAGTAGAACCAAAGTAA
- a CDS encoding sulfite exporter TauE/SafE family protein, with amino-acid sequence MPTIFKLSVGNLHDADHAKRIVEHLQQMPGIMRVDVNASKGLLRVVAAADVVFTQVEQRLQSIGVVATLFASPDIGEHPSQKLEVRIAGMHCRSCELLVEREFKQLPGVQKVQVNADRGYARLTCDAAILPSRTTLNSVIEKHGYKVAAKQIQSEGLPETERPRFGQLLGIFALVFVIGFILSKTGLLRFNADVGNSTGLLAIFFLGLVAATSSCLAVSGGLMLSVVANFRERYNLQGRARLIPTVSFVAGRIIGYAVLGGVIAGIGKVLSPSPLFTAVITIIAALYMFIMGLDMLRLAPSWLKAILPRMPKALGHRVMDSNKNVHWFSPFLLGALTFFLPCGFTQSLQLYVLTTGNVLTGALTMFAFALGTAPALLALGWVSHSLKGKAGQFFFRLAGAAVIVLGLYNFSNGLAIAGYPISFSRGSSPETVVQGNVADPNVIFDGTRQNVKTTFTDFGYSPSTFTVKAGVPVHWEVDSAGKAGGCRSSFLVPKLKISESVVNGVSIFDFTPDTPGTYAFSCGMGMYRGSFSVVST; translated from the coding sequence ATGCCTACAATTTTTAAACTCTCTGTTGGCAACCTGCACGATGCTGACCACGCAAAACGCATTGTTGAGCACCTACAACAGATGCCAGGGATCATGCGGGTTGATGTGAATGCCAGCAAAGGCTTGCTCCGCGTTGTCGCTGCAGCAGACGTGGTTTTTACGCAGGTGGAGCAGCGCCTCCAATCCATCGGAGTTGTGGCTACACTATTTGCATCGCCAGATATTGGTGAGCATCCCTCGCAAAAACTGGAAGTACGTATTGCCGGCATGCACTGCCGTAGCTGTGAGCTTCTGGTGGAGCGGGAATTTAAGCAGCTGCCGGGCGTGCAGAAAGTGCAGGTAAACGCAGATCGGGGGTACGCCCGTTTGACCTGTGATGCAGCTATTTTGCCTTCTCGAACTACGCTGAACAGCGTCATTGAGAAGCATGGCTACAAAGTCGCGGCGAAGCAGATTCAAAGCGAAGGACTTCCAGAAACAGAACGTCCGCGTTTTGGCCAGTTGCTTGGCATCTTTGCCTTGGTATTCGTCATTGGATTCATTCTGTCAAAAACCGGACTACTCCGCTTCAATGCTGATGTTGGCAACTCAACCGGGCTGCTCGCTATTTTCTTCCTTGGCCTCGTCGCTGCCACAAGTTCCTGCCTTGCTGTGTCGGGTGGGCTCATGCTATCGGTGGTGGCAAATTTTCGGGAGCGGTACAACCTCCAGGGTCGCGCCAGGCTTATCCCCACTGTAAGTTTTGTTGCGGGTCGAATCATTGGGTATGCCGTCTTGGGTGGAGTGATTGCTGGTATTGGTAAAGTGCTCTCGCCGTCACCACTCTTCACCGCCGTGATTACGATTATCGCGGCACTGTACATGTTCATTATGGGTTTGGATATGCTGCGCTTGGCGCCGAGTTGGCTGAAAGCGATTCTCCCCCGGATGCCCAAGGCTTTGGGTCACCGGGTCATGGACAGCAACAAGAATGTTCACTGGTTTTCCCCATTTCTCCTGGGGGCACTCACCTTCTTTTTGCCGTGTGGGTTCACGCAGTCCCTCCAGCTGTACGTCCTGACTACCGGAAACGTGCTTACTGGAGCATTGACGATGTTCGCCTTTGCTTTGGGAACTGCGCCGGCATTGCTCGCTCTCGGCTGGGTGTCACATTCACTCAAGGGCAAAGCGGGTCAGTTCTTCTTCCGGCTGGCTGGCGCAGCCGTTATCGTTCTGGGGCTGTACAATTTCAGTAATGGCTTGGCCATTGCCGGCTACCCAATTTCTTTTTCCCGTGGGTCAAGTCCTGAAACTGTGGTGCAAGGCAATGTCGCCGATCCGAACGTGATCTTTGATGGTACACGCCAAAATGTGAAGACGACCTTTACCGACTTTGGGTATAGTCCAAGCACCTTCACCGTGAAGGCTGGCGTGCCTGTGCACTGGGAAGTGGATTCTGCTGGGAAAGCGGGTGGATGTCGGTCATCTTTCCTAGTACCAAAGTTAAAGATTTCTGAATCGGTGGTGAATGGGGTAAGCATTTTTGACTTTACCCCAGACACGCCCGGCACGTACGCCTTCAGCTGTGGTATGGGCATGTACCGTGGCAGCTTCTCCGTGGTTTCTACCTAA
- a CDS encoding cupredoxin domain-containing protein, with protein MQILGIILIIVIAGLFFLWLRFQRQQEAAVQTSSGVQQQTIVVRAAYKPNVVSIRTGTPIELIFDRQEDTECSRFVTFEDLHIRQDLPAFQKTIVNLPALPKGEVLFTCDMGMYQGKLVIS; from the coding sequence ATGCAAATCCTAGGCATCATTCTCATTATTGTCATCGCTGGTCTCTTCTTCCTTTGGTTGCGTTTTCAACGTCAGCAGGAAGCAGCAGTGCAAACTTCGTCTGGGGTTCAGCAGCAAACAATTGTCGTACGTGCTGCATACAAACCGAACGTCGTATCCATTCGAACTGGCACACCTATCGAGCTCATTTTTGATCGTCAGGAGGACACGGAGTGTTCACGCTTCGTCACGTTTGAAGATTTGCACATCCGGCAAGATCTCCCCGCTTTTCAAAAAACGATCGTCAATTTACCCGCCTTACCAAAAGGGGAAGTCCTCTTTACTTGCGACATGGGTATGTACCAGGGAAAGCTCGTCATTTCTTAA
- a CDS encoding cation transporter, whose amino-acid sequence MYVQLVPLLNMHCASCTTLVRLTLEEMPGVISAQVDEREARVEFDQTKVRPEQITSAVKALGHA is encoded by the coding sequence ATGTATGTACAGCTTGTTCCATTACTGAACATGCACTGCGCGTCCTGCACAACATTGGTGCGGCTTACTTTGGAAGAAATGCCTGGCGTTATCAGTGCACAGGTTGATGAACGCGAAGCCAGGGTAGAGTTCGACCAGACGAAAGTTCGTCCAGAACAAATTACTTCTGCAGTCAAAGCGCTTGGCCACGCCTAA
- a CDS encoding heavy metal translocating P-type ATPase has translation MAEQIVLSLRGMHCASCSQLIELALRKTPGVQTATVNVATEQAHVEYDPAAVDVPTLESAVQKIGYGAERVVAAGVAASHQRDRVAEQRNQDMRRLQRFFWLALSFSIPVFVLSMGMSVLPVIEDIPGRAWIVLGLTLPVQFYAGWQFFVGFWGALRARTANMDSLIAIGTSAAFLYSLFVTVGVVEGELYFEIAAILITFVLLGKMLEGRAKGKASEAIRSLAGLQAKTAIVIKNGQEVAVPVEAVQVGDVLRVKPGQKIPVDGIVESGTSSVDESMVTGESLPVEKGEGDAVIGATINVNGSFTFRATKVGAATMLAGIMKLVEEAQASKAPIQRFADRVSAYFVPAVIALAFITFVSWFFLAGEPFVESLLAFVAVLVIACPCALGLATPTAIITGTGLGAQRGILIKGGEALEAARKIDVVVFDKTGTLTHGKPEVTDTLTFSSLFTSAQVLRYAAAVEKLSSHPLATAIVRAAGESALTPEDFQTVPGQGVKAIVDGQHVLLGNRTMLSSAHIVVSSEAETRIQHLEQAGKTVMLLAVDKHLAGSIAVADTVKPSAKPALAALHDLGIRTVMITGDNQRTAEAIAASLGIGDVQAEVLPQQKEQAVAKYQAQGKRVAFVGDGINDAPALARANLGIAIGSGTDVAMETGQIVLVRDDLMDVVRAIKLARATFRKIVQNFFWALGYNVAGIPIAAGAFAWAGLTLRPEFAGLAMALSSVSVVSNSLLLKRWKG, from the coding sequence ATGGCTGAGCAAATTGTACTCTCACTTCGTGGCATGCACTGTGCAAGTTGTAGTCAGTTGATTGAGTTGGCATTGCGGAAAACACCTGGCGTGCAAACAGCAACCGTGAATGTGGCTACCGAGCAAGCACACGTGGAGTACGATCCAGCTGCCGTTGACGTACCAACTTTAGAATCCGCAGTGCAGAAGATTGGTTACGGCGCTGAACGGGTAGTTGCAGCGGGGGTGGCCGCCAGTCACCAACGTGACCGTGTAGCGGAGCAGCGGAATCAAGATATGCGTCGGTTGCAGCGCTTTTTCTGGCTTGCCCTCAGCTTTTCCATCCCGGTCTTTGTCTTGAGCATGGGCATGTCGGTCTTGCCGGTTATTGAGGACATTCCTGGCCGTGCGTGGATTGTGCTTGGGCTGACGTTGCCAGTGCAGTTCTACGCGGGTTGGCAATTTTTCGTTGGGTTCTGGGGCGCCCTGCGTGCGCGAACGGCGAACATGGATTCGCTCATTGCTATTGGAACATCCGCAGCTTTTCTGTACTCACTCTTCGTGACGGTTGGTGTGGTGGAAGGGGAGCTGTACTTCGAAATTGCCGCTATTCTCATAACGTTTGTTCTCCTGGGGAAAATGTTGGAAGGCCGGGCAAAGGGGAAGGCGAGTGAAGCCATTCGGAGTCTAGCCGGCTTGCAAGCCAAGACTGCGATCGTCATCAAGAACGGGCAAGAGGTTGCGGTGCCAGTTGAAGCGGTGCAGGTTGGTGATGTGCTGCGGGTGAAGCCAGGCCAAAAAATTCCCGTGGATGGTATTGTCGAATCCGGTACGTCCAGCGTGGATGAGTCTATGGTTACCGGAGAAAGTTTGCCGGTGGAAAAGGGTGAAGGGGATGCCGTCATTGGTGCGACCATCAACGTCAACGGTAGCTTCACCTTCCGGGCAACCAAAGTCGGCGCTGCAACGATGCTCGCGGGTATTATGAAACTCGTGGAAGAAGCACAAGCAAGCAAGGCACCAATCCAGCGATTTGCCGATCGCGTGTCGGCGTACTTTGTTCCGGCGGTGATCGCGCTTGCTTTCATTACCTTTGTCAGTTGGTTTTTTCTGGCTGGTGAACCCTTTGTGGAAAGCCTGCTGGCGTTTGTCGCTGTCTTGGTCATTGCCTGCCCATGCGCTCTGGGACTAGCCACACCCACGGCGATTATTACTGGCACTGGCTTGGGCGCGCAGCGGGGGATCCTCATCAAAGGTGGTGAAGCATTGGAAGCCGCCCGGAAAATTGACGTGGTGGTGTTTGATAAAACCGGGACGCTGACGCATGGCAAGCCGGAAGTCACCGACACCCTCACTTTTTCCTCGCTGTTCACCAGTGCACAAGTCTTACGTTACGCTGCTGCGGTTGAAAAGCTATCGAGCCATCCCTTGGCTACCGCCATAGTCCGTGCCGCTGGGGAGTCTGCGTTGACACCGGAAGATTTTCAAACAGTACCTGGCCAAGGCGTGAAGGCAATTGTTGATGGACAGCACGTACTGCTTGGTAATCGGACAATGCTCTCCTCAGCACATATCGTGGTATCGTCTGAAGCCGAAACGCGCATCCAACACCTTGAGCAGGCCGGCAAGACCGTCATGCTCTTGGCTGTCGATAAGCACCTCGCAGGGAGTATCGCCGTTGCTGATACAGTAAAACCCTCGGCAAAGCCTGCCCTGGCAGCACTCCATGACTTGGGTATTCGGACCGTGATGATCACCGGTGATAACCAACGGACAGCCGAGGCAATTGCGGCATCGTTGGGGATCGGTGATGTGCAAGCCGAAGTCCTGCCCCAGCAGAAGGAGCAAGCCGTGGCGAAGTACCAAGCTCAGGGAAAGCGGGTGGCGTTTGTGGGTGATGGGATCAATGACGCGCCGGCGTTGGCGCGCGCAAACCTGGGCATTGCCATTGGCTCTGGGACAGATGTGGCAATGGAGACCGGGCAAATTGTGCTGGTGCGTGATGACTTGATGGACGTCGTCCGTGCCATCAAACTTGCCCGGGCAACCTTCCGAAAAATAGTCCAAAATTTTTTCTGGGCCCTGGGGTACAACGTCGCCGGCATTCCCATTGCCGCCGGCGCGTTTGCCTGGGCTGGCCTTACCCTGCGGCCTGAGTTTGCGGGTTTGGCAATGGCATTGTCGTCTGTGTCCGTGGTGAGTAATTCGCTGCTCCTGAAGCGTTGGAAAGGGTGA
- a CDS encoding DUF1622 domain-containing protein has product MEILIIDILNFLLNLVGAAIIVFGAGEALVRLVTQRPAPLQLPQLPLLENLRIAFGQRIIFGLEFLVAADILRTLESRTLSDLAQLGILVAIRTTLSFFLNHETRHAHTRVMGGLAQATQRKPKKSGRKR; this is encoded by the coding sequence ATGGAAATCCTCATTATCGACATTCTGAATTTCCTCCTGAATCTAGTTGGTGCTGCAATCATAGTTTTTGGCGCTGGTGAAGCTCTCGTCAGGCTAGTGACCCAACGTCCAGCACCGTTGCAGCTTCCGCAACTTCCGCTGTTGGAAAATCTCCGCATCGCCTTTGGCCAGCGGATAATCTTTGGCTTGGAATTTTTGGTGGCAGCCGATATCCTGCGCACCCTTGAATCACGCACCTTGTCTGACTTGGCACAGCTGGGCATTCTGGTGGCTATCCGCACAACCCTGAGCTTCTTCCTGAACCATGAGACGCGTCACGCGCATACCCGGGTTATGGGTGGTTTGGCTCAGGCAACCCAGCGAAAGCCAAAGAAAAGCGGCCGGAAGCGCTAA
- the lgt gene encoding prolipoprotein diacylglyceryl transferase, translating into MLAAPPSAEILTLGSVSIRWYGLILAVALLSGVLLAQRLGKRVGIAPEKLVDLAIIAAVLGVVGARLAHVAQTWGYYQTHLLEILQLWKGGLAFHGVLAGGLLALWLYSRRQRIPWRTLLDISFPALALGQVIGRWGNWVNQELYGRPTSVPWALNIDPAHRLPGYEAFSTFHPLFLYESLANGIILIILLLMWRKKGLQPGTVAAVYLILSPSVRFGLDFLRLQQTQIGTFTVAQILSPVLVAAGVALLLSNRSHSKDQLYVQK; encoded by the coding sequence ATGCTTGCTGCACCCCCAAGCGCGGAAATTCTCACGCTTGGTTCGGTGAGCATCCGGTGGTATGGCCTCATCCTCGCTGTCGCCCTACTCAGCGGTGTACTCCTGGCGCAACGGTTGGGAAAACGGGTGGGGATTGCTCCTGAGAAACTGGTTGACCTTGCCATCATCGCAGCCGTGTTGGGGGTTGTTGGCGCGCGGCTGGCCCACGTTGCCCAAACCTGGGGGTACTACCAAACGCACTTGCTAGAAATTCTGCAGCTTTGGAAAGGCGGGCTTGCATTCCATGGGGTTCTGGCAGGTGGACTCCTTGCGCTCTGGTTGTACAGTCGGCGACAAAGAATACCGTGGCGAACGCTTCTGGATATTTCGTTTCCCGCCTTGGCCTTGGGTCAGGTCATTGGCCGGTGGGGGAACTGGGTGAACCAGGAGCTCTACGGGCGACCAACATCCGTTCCCTGGGCACTGAACATTGATCCTGCTCACCGTTTGCCCGGGTACGAAGCCTTCAGTACTTTCCACCCACTGTTCTTGTACGAATCGCTTGCAAACGGCATAATTCTCATTATCCTGTTACTCATGTGGCGGAAGAAGGGTTTGCAGCCCGGCACAGTTGCCGCGGTGTATCTCATTCTCTCACCCAGTGTCCGGTTTGGCCTGGATTTCCTCCGCTTGCAGCAAACGCAGATCGGCACATTCACGGTTGCACAAATCCTTAGCCCCGTCCTCGTTGCTGCGGGTGTAGCGCTTCTCCTTTCGAATCGCTCCCATTCCAAAGATCAACTCTATGTCCAAAAGTAA
- a CDS encoding class I SAM-dependent methyltransferase has translation MKMLTFHGEYSYNKATTYEGFVALCHFEPFDDIDLIRKAALALVKKAGREQIIVVPFAHLHSKVAPSKEGKFLFQTLVHSISSQHPKTVSAPFAVEKALHISVPKKDSLINFLNFKPTYLHEVRRLYEVYAEDYDLHMMKTGHYKAQERIYEAVKAHIYEPVIDVACGPGFLLTQIMRDYSKVYANDISEAMIALAKARVKGKHIAFSKDDAMTLDSFGGKRFGTIISSNLFYYIKDREKAVQGWKKFLQDSGSIIFIEEYPFINTKSKYFEGKRSGITSILSPVSPDEITALMKHNGFTLTLNTKTAIDKRHDLFGLVFKK, from the coding sequence ATGAAAATGCTTACCTTTCATGGAGAGTACTCGTACAACAAAGCAACCACGTATGAAGGTTTTGTCGCCCTTTGTCACTTTGAACCCTTTGATGATATTGATTTGATTCGGAAAGCCGCATTGGCGCTTGTGAAAAAAGCTGGTCGGGAGCAAATTATTGTTGTCCCATTTGCACATTTGCATAGCAAAGTTGCACCAAGCAAGGAAGGGAAATTTCTTTTTCAAACACTAGTGCACAGCATTTCTTCTCAACATCCGAAAACGGTGTCGGCACCATTTGCTGTAGAAAAAGCGTTGCATATATCTGTTCCAAAAAAAGATTCACTAATAAATTTTCTCAATTTTAAACCTACATACCTTCATGAAGTTCGGAGGCTCTATGAGGTCTACGCGGAAGATTACGATTTGCACATGATGAAAACCGGGCATTACAAAGCGCAAGAGAGAATTTATGAGGCCGTGAAGGCACACATTTATGAGCCGGTCATCGATGTTGCTTGTGGTCCTGGTTTTTTACTGACGCAAATAATGCGAGATTATTCAAAAGTGTACGCGAACGACATTTCCGAAGCAATGATTGCTCTTGCAAAAGCGCGAGTGAAAGGAAAGCATATTGCATTTTCAAAAGATGATGCGATGACCCTTGATTCTTTTGGTGGCAAAAGATTTGGAACAATTATTTCATCTAATCTTTTTTACTATATAAAAGACAGAGAAAAGGCAGTACAAGGGTGGAAAAAGTTTTTACAGGATAGTGGGAGCATTATTTTTATTGAGGAGTACCCGTTTATAAACACAAAATCGAAATATTTTGAGGGAAAAAGAAGCGGGATTACCAGTATTCTCTCACCAGTTTCACCCGATGAAATCACCGCGCTCATGAAGCACAATGGCTTTACACTGACGCTGAATACAAAAACCGCAATAGATAAACGACATGATTTATTTGGGTTGGTATTTAAAAAATAA
- a CDS encoding thioredoxin domain-containing protein, which produces MDTPQLPENQSIFNAPPRTMFALGIMVGVALISLLGFILSFSAYRNATSDGTKKVAGAATNTNTAVANTNTAPAGPVDVEVKSDDWIRGNKNAKVTLVEFSDFECPFCGRFNPTVDQVLKDYKDDVRVVFKHYPLTTIHPQAQKAAEAAECAGAQGKFWEMHDKMFTNQATLSLENMKKWAKEVGVKESTFNTCLDKGEMASKVSEDVQVANGLGVSGTPTSFVNGIEVSGAQTFDYVKSIIDQQLAAT; this is translated from the coding sequence ATGGACACGCCTCAGTTGCCGGAAAATCAGAGCATTTTCAACGCCCCACCCCGCACCATGTTTGCCCTGGGGATCATGGTTGGCGTTGCACTCATTAGTTTGCTTGGGTTTATCCTCTCTTTCTCCGCGTACCGCAATGCCACGTCTGACGGCACGAAGAAGGTAGCCGGCGCAGCAACGAATACGAACACTGCGGTTGCGAATACGAACACCGCTCCAGCCGGGCCAGTGGATGTTGAAGTGAAGAGCGACGACTGGATTCGTGGCAACAAGAATGCCAAAGTAACCTTGGTTGAGTTTTCTGACTTCGAATGCCCCTTCTGCGGACGTTTCAATCCAACCGTGGACCAGGTGCTGAAGGACTACAAAGATGACGTACGGGTGGTATTCAAGCACTACCCACTGACAACCATTCACCCCCAAGCGCAGAAAGCCGCGGAAGCAGCAGAATGCGCTGGCGCGCAAGGGAAGTTCTGGGAAATGCATGATAAAATGTTCACCAATCAGGCAACGCTTTCTTTGGAGAATATGAAGAAGTGGGCAAAAGAAGTTGGCGTGAAAGAAAGCACGTTCAATACATGCTTGGACAAAGGTGAAATGGCCAGCAAGGTCAGTGAAGACGTGCAAGTTGCAAACGGTTTGGGTGTTTCTGGTACGCCCACCAGCTTTGTGAACGGCATTGAAGTGTCTGGCGCGCAGACCTTTGACTACGTGAAGAGCATCATCGACCAGCAACTCGCCGCGACGTAA
- a CDS encoding class II fructose-bisphosphate aldolase, translated as MLATYRNYIQRAFRRHWAVGAFNISNLEQAQGVIWAAEKLKAPVLVNASEKALDYAGLQPLTDMVRALAKLAKVPVTLNLDHGRTYGVAVRCAKAGFTSLMLDGSRFGYKQNVAITRKAVALGKKYGIPVEGELGALGGKEDYISGHVQMTDPQQAVDFVKQTGVDILAVAIGNAHGIQPGERLDFPRLHAIHKALPKMPLVLHGASGTPPADIRHAIRLGVVKINIDTDLRHAFSDALRKTLAHDKKVWDPREVVAPAREAVQKIVEQKITLFGSKGKGR; from the coding sequence ATGCTCGCAACCTACCGTAACTATATCCAACGTGCATTCCGCCGACACTGGGCTGTGGGTGCGTTCAACATTTCTAACTTGGAGCAAGCCCAAGGGGTCATTTGGGCTGCCGAGAAGCTCAAAGCTCCGGTGCTGGTGAACGCCAGCGAGAAAGCGCTGGACTATGCTGGTTTGCAGCCGCTGACGGATATGGTTCGTGCGCTGGCAAAGTTGGCAAAAGTGCCGGTGACCCTCAACCTTGACCATGGCCGAACCTACGGTGTGGCCGTGCGCTGCGCCAAAGCTGGGTTTACCAGTTTGATGCTGGACGGCTCACGTTTTGGGTATAAGCAGAATGTGGCCATTACGCGGAAAGCAGTTGCGCTGGGTAAGAAGTACGGTATTCCCGTGGAAGGGGAACTGGGCGCATTGGGCGGCAAGGAAGATTACATTTCTGGACACGTGCAAATGACCGACCCCCAGCAGGCCGTAGACTTTGTGAAGCAAACTGGGGTGGACATATTGGCCGTGGCTATTGGCAATGCGCACGGCATTCAACCCGGCGAGCGCTTGGACTTTCCGCGTCTGCACGCCATTCATAAAGCCTTGCCCAAAATGCCCTTGGTGCTGCACGGAGCTTCTGGTACGCCGCCAGCAGACATTCGTCACGCCATTCGCCTGGGGGTGGTGAAAATCAACATTGACACTGACCTACGCCATGCCTTTAGTGATGCGCTGCGGAAAACTTTGGCGCATGACAAAAAAGTCTGGGATCCACGGGAGGTTGTGGCTCCAGCCCGGGAAGCCGTACAGAAAATTGTGGAGCAGAAAATCACCCTGTTTGGGAGTAAGGGGAAGGGGAGGTAG
- a CDS encoding DsbA family protein, whose protein sequence is METNTDNQRHPQHAQIHQELRGASAQGGPDSSVLMPPHVHWFKPLMLGLALFIIVFLGTVIAVDAYRARQQNADPFAAATSGTDGQSTVSNIQTTNRSAIPKLETADDPFLGPENASVIVVLFADFQCPFCKEFYSTYREVAVQYQNRVKFIFRDMPLTDIHDRAQATAEAAGCAFAQSNEKFWAYHDRLYQNQDDLSDAALLRAATQVGLDEKQFSACVASHERKTEVDEDYLDGASAGVRGTPTLFFNGRRVQGVIPKDKFTKALDLLL, encoded by the coding sequence GTGGAGACCAACACCGACAACCAACGCCACCCACAGCACGCCCAGATTCACCAAGAACTGCGGGGTGCCAGCGCGCAAGGAGGACCCGATAGTTCCGTGCTCATGCCCCCGCACGTGCACTGGTTCAAGCCGCTCATGCTTGGGTTGGCACTTTTTATCATTGTCTTCTTAGGTACAGTCATTGCCGTGGATGCCTACCGGGCGCGCCAGCAGAATGCAGATCCTTTTGCGGCTGCCACAAGCGGAACGGATGGGCAATCGACCGTGAGCAACATTCAGACTACCAATCGTTCAGCAATTCCAAAACTGGAAACCGCAGACGATCCGTTCCTGGGTCCGGAGAATGCGTCAGTCATTGTGGTGCTCTTTGCGGATTTCCAATGTCCATTTTGCAAAGAGTTTTACTCCACTTACCGGGAAGTTGCCGTGCAGTACCAAAACCGTGTGAAGTTCATTTTCCGGGACATGCCGCTTACGGATATTCACGACCGTGCGCAAGCAACGGCTGAAGCTGCAGGGTGTGCATTTGCGCAGAGTAATGAAAAATTTTGGGCATACCACGACCGGCTCTACCAAAATCAGGACGATTTGTCCGATGCCGCACTGCTCCGTGCGGCCACGCAAGTGGGTCTGGATGAAAAGCAATTTTCTGCCTGCGTTGCTTCGCATGAACGGAAAACTGAAGTGGACGAAGACTACCTGGATGGTGCGTCTGCCGGAGTTCGCGGCACGCCCACCCTGTTCTTCAACGGTCGGCGGGTGCAAGGGGTTATCCCAAAAGACAAGTTCACCAAGGCGCTGGATTTACTCTTATAA